The Vibrio aphrogenes genomic interval AAGATTACGGGATAAATACAGTGCGTTATAAGAAAGAGTCAATCTGCTTGCGAGAAGGGATGTGGGCACAATGAAAGTGACGGACTTAAGCTGGTTAAAATCAGGCCGCCCTTGGGTATGGTTGACCGCAGGAGCTGTTAGTGTCTGTTTGATTTCAGTTTTAGGATTATTGCTATTGATTGGTTGGAAAGGATTAACCTATTTCTGGCCGACTCCATTGTACCAATGGCAAGACGATAATGCTCACAGATTGATTGGCCAAGTGTATCAACGTGATTATGTATCATTAAATCAAGTGATACAGCAACGTCCACAGTGGCCAGACGCGGTACTTGACGCGGCTGAAGTCGAGCGCTTATCGATTAAGGTTGCCAACAGAGAATTATATCAACGAGATTTTATTTCGGTTTTAGCGCTTGATTTACACCATCAACAGCAGCCTCAAAATCTTGCGGTATTCGAACGTACTCATAATGGTGATTTCTTTGGTGAGCCAGTGGCGGTGATGGCCAATGATGAAGTCTATCAATCGGATATTCCCCATCACTTGGAAGCCATGTTGCAAGAGGCCCGTGATGTCCGTGAACAAATTGACGATCTTATGGATGGGGAACTGCAAACAACCAATCATGGTTTAGAGAAGTTAAGAGAAGAGCGCCAATATAAAGAAAAACGTTCTGCTTTGAGTGATAAAGAGGAGCAAGCGTTTAACCAAAAGCAATTGCAACTGCAACAAGCGTTTTCTCGAGCTGAACAACAAGTATTAGCGTTGCAAGCTCAATTGGCACGTAAACAAATTATCGTTAAAGATATGCAGGGCAAAAAGGTTACCTTACCTTTGGATACGGTATTGGATGCCTGGTATCCCAATACGATGAGTTTTATGGATAAGGTTCTACATTGGGGCAAACAAGTTAAGAAGTTTCTTATCGAAAACCCAAGGGAATCCAACTCCGAAGGTGGGGTGTTTCCTGCCATATTCGGTACCGTTTTATTGGTGATCATCATGTCGGTGGTGGTGATGCCATTAGGTGTTATTGCGGCCATTTATATTCATGAATATGCCAATAATCGCCCGATGACTAAGCTAATTCGTATTGCGGTAGTGAATCTAGCCGGAGTGCCGTCGATTGTGTATGGGGTGTTTGGTTTAGGTTTTTTTGTCTACACCGTGGGCAACTCGATTGATGAGCTGTTTTATTCTGATACCTTACCGACTCCAACGTTTGGCACACCGGGATTATTATGGTCTGCCATGACCTTAGCTATTTTGACTCTGCCGGTGGTGATTGTTGCCACCGAAGAAGGCTTGTCTCGGGTGCCGAATTCTTTGCGTCATGGTTCTTATGCTCTTGGCGCAACCAAATTTGAAACCTTATGGCGTATTGTTTTGCCGATGGTGAGCCCGGCGATGATGACCGGGTTAATTCTTGCGGTTGCCCGTGCCGCGGGAGAAGTTGCTCCTTTGATGCTGGTTGGCGTGGTTAAATTGGCCCCAACGTTACCTGTGGATGCATATTTCCCCTATGTGCATTTAGAACGAAAATTCATGCATTTAGGGTTTCATATTTATGATATTGGCTTTCAGACCCCCAATATTGAAGCCGCGAGGCCATTAGTGTTTGCGACATCATTTTTGTTGATAAGCGTGGTGGTTGGGCTCAATATTACAGCTATTTTAATTCGTAATAACTTACGAGAAAAATTTAAAACATTAGGAACCGATTAAGATGTTATCTATTCATTCGGCTCTAGGGCATATCGAACCATTAAATGTTCGTGAATTGAGCGATAAGCAAACGGCAATTTCCATTGAAGAATTGAATTTGTTTTATCAGCAAACACAAGCATTAAAAGACATTAACATGCGCATACCTAAAGGGCATGTGACGGCTTTTATTGGCCCGTCAGGCTGTGGGAAATCGACGTTACTGCGTTGCATCAATCGAATGAATGATCTGGTGGATGGCTGTCGAGTCGAAGGTCGGGTTAATCTGCATGGGAATAATATTTATCACCCGAAAGTG includes:
- the pstA gene encoding phosphate ABC transporter permease PstA, with amino-acid sequence MKVTDLSWLKSGRPWVWLTAGAVSVCLISVLGLLLLIGWKGLTYFWPTPLYQWQDDNAHRLIGQVYQRDYVSLNQVIQQRPQWPDAVLDAAEVERLSIKVANRELYQRDFISVLALDLHHQQQPQNLAVFERTHNGDFFGEPVAVMANDEVYQSDIPHHLEAMLQEARDVREQIDDLMDGELQTTNHGLEKLREERQYKEKRSALSDKEEQAFNQKQLQLQQAFSRAEQQVLALQAQLARKQIIVKDMQGKKVTLPLDTVLDAWYPNTMSFMDKVLHWGKQVKKFLIENPRESNSEGGVFPAIFGTVLLVIIMSVVVMPLGVIAAIYIHEYANNRPMTKLIRIAVVNLAGVPSIVYGVFGLGFFVYTVGNSIDELFYSDTLPTPTFGTPGLLWSAMTLAILTLPVVIVATEEGLSRVPNSLRHGSYALGATKFETLWRIVLPMVSPAMMTGLILAVARAAGEVAPLMLVGVVKLAPTLPVDAYFPYVHLERKFMHLGFHIYDIGFQTPNIEAARPLVFATSFLLISVVVGLNITAILIRNNLREKFKTLGTD